Within the Fusarium keratoplasticum isolate Fu6.1 chromosome 1, whole genome shotgun sequence genome, the region TTTCAATCAAGCCGTTGTTCATGTTGAAAACAAACAGGCAAAAGGGGAATGAAACcagttgatgttgaagggAATGGTTGGCATGAATCCAAGTCCATCTTTCTTCTCTGGCCTCCCTCTCTTTATACGATAACGACTTACACCAGCTCTTCGAGGCAAACTCGGTGTTCGGCTGCACTCCAGAACTGGGCCCCACAGCCAACCTGGGGTATTGGGGTGTCAAGCCCCCACAGGTTTCGGCAGTTGAACACGGCAACGAGTGTCTGAGACCCCGAGATGCGATCTCGAGGGGGGCTTAAGTCGTATATAGTTATAAATGCATCCATGATTAGCTTACTACTGAAGACATCACCTGAACGAGGCGAGGAgctggcctcctcgacgtAATCTTGCGACTTGCCGAAGTTGGGGCTAGAACATTGTCGGCAAATGTCACGGATGATACGGAGGATACAGAGATTTTCCAATCATAACTCGGTGGAGTTGTGCAGATAGCAATCTGAGGATTGAGCTGATAACAGGAGCCTGGCATGGGCCATGTTGGCGAGATATTCACTTGCGTATGCCCTCTGAAGCCTCCCTGACCATTCCATCGATGGTGTTTGGCCAATTTCACTCCTCAGTGATGTCATTCTCGTTTGGTCTTTTCTCTGTGCGGGCTTCCTCGGGTGAGCTTGTCTAATTTAGGGTTAGCGGCATTGAAGCATCGTTCTAGGGTAAGTTGTCTCTTTTCCTCAGAAGACCACGACACAGTCAATAGATGAATAGATCTCCTGCTCCTCGTGGTTCAGGCAGTTATCggtctttttttcttttctgtTTTCGATTTTTATATGAATAATCATCATAAAGCTAGGTATAACCTTGTTGTTGGGGAAGACCACAGTTCACCTGTTCTCCTTCACTTCAGGCCCCTGTAAACACCAACTCTTACATATATTGACCACGATAACATTCATCAACTCTTCGTAATAGAGAATTACGTCATCACACGTGAAATCGACCCCAATAATCCTACATTTCCATTTTTCGTGTCATATTACTTTTATCCACGAATCTATCATCCAGATTAAGACCCCCAAGCCTTCATACAAAACCACCCTCTGTGCCAGCTGCCATTATTTTACACCCCAAACTCCTCAATAACACTCCTAGCCTCGGTAAAGTCGTTATCAACCCCAGTGAAGGGCATCTTGAGTCCAAAACCTTCTGGTCCTCCCACCTTGATACCCTCCTCCGACTTCCACAGCGGATGCGAAGGCAGCGCAATGACATTAACCCTCAGACCATATCGCAAGTCCTGAGAGCCGATACCTTCACCGTCTTGACCCAGGATTGAAATGAGATCTGGAACTGTGCACACCACCCTTTGAGACTCCTCTGAGCCGTCAGCGTCGCTCAAGGCGGCGTACAGATACTCGTTCTGGAAAGGAATAAACATGTGGCCGTCAGTCGGGGCAGATTGTTGACTTGAGCCAGCAGACTCTCGCTCGTCTTCACTCAGAGGAGCAATAATGACAGCTCCCATGGTATAGCCACCGCCGACATGGCGACGGACATCAATAATCTTGCCAGTGAAGAGGAGCTTTCCAGCACAGACGTCAAACTGTATTGTGTTAATTATCACATGGAAAGATTGTGGGATAACTCAAGTGACTCACAATAGCATCTATGTAACTCGACTTCTTGCGGCGAGCGGCATGAACAGCGCGGCCGAGATACCACGCTAGAGATAGAGTGTTGGGGACACCGTGGGACTTGATCGCCGCGCCTGACAACGGGTTTGCGCACACAGCGCAGCCTAGACCAAGTTCGATGGCAGTATTTCGAAGGATACTTTCCAACCTCACAGGTGAGTCCGCATTCTGGTATTGTTAGCACATGTGTGAAGAGTGACATGTGTTCGGGGACTCGCTCACCAGAACCACGCCTGCGTTTCCCCGGGCGTCAGAGACCACACAAGGAACGAGAGAATGACCGTAAACGCTAAAAGTGGCTAAGGCAAGTTAACATCAAATCTGAAAGAGTGGAAGAGTCCTAAAACTTACCGTGATACATGGTGGGATAAGCTCGACCCATAGCATCACCGTCAACAACCGGAACGTCAAAGTGGACGCCAGTGGGAAAGGCACTCAGGCCGTTTCCACCGCCACTGTTAATGTTAGAAAAGACCTCGGAGCTGGATTTGGGTCACTTACATCTCATCGATAAACATGCCATCAAAAGACTTATTGCCAACAACCTTGTTGACGGCATTGATGCCAGAAGAAATCTCGGTCCCACCAGCGATCCGTTCGTTGATAACACTGGGACTACCGTACCAAGAGCCAAAGCAGAGGACGGCATCATCCTTCAGAGACTTTGGAGAAATGatcctcatcttcctgtGACCACCGGTTCTCAGAGCGTGCAGGCCCTTGAGAAATTCGTGATGTGTAGGACCACCGCCTCCGGTGCCCAGAACTCCGCATCCAgttgccatcatctccagatCAACTTCTGACACGTACCAAACACCGTCTTTCACCTCAGGTCGGTAGGTTTCCAAATCAACGTGGAGAGATGGCTTATAAGTAGGAACCAGGGCATCAGGCACGCTAACCTTGTccccttcatcctcctcataGCTCTGCTCGCTTGACAtgggaggggaggagggaggggtcAACTCGCTGGGGATTGCAAGATGACCGACAGCTCGGATCTGAATGCGCATCGCACCATTGGGCGTATACTGAAGAGGCATCTTGTTGATCTCAACAATTTGCACGCCCTCTTTTGCTGCTCCCTTCTGAACAGCCAGATCAACAGCCTTGGCGCACGCAGCGTCGATAACCTCTTTTTCAGAGCGTCCTTCAGGAATCTCGACAATGTCAATCTCGCCAGAGACCTTGGCAATCGCGGCACCAACCGCGTTGGCAGCGCCTTGGTGAATTGGCACGATGCACTTGTCAACGCCATTGAGATCCTCAGTGACGAGAAGGGCACCACCTCCGACGAGGAGAACGTGGGTTGGGGCTGAAGAAACCTTCATCTGCTCAACAACGCCCTCTagcatcttcttcaactccttGCGCGCCTTTTCGACGACCGACTCAGGTACATCCCTAACGAGTGTGACGTCTCCAAGCTCTGCCTTGCCCAGCGCGACAACAATGTCACTCGCCGTCAGGGTCTGGCCTCCAAACACCTTGGCTTCTTGCTGGATACAATGACCAACAGAAGCAGGTCCAATGGTAAGATTGTCCGTTTCAGAGTCGACCTGAACCTTGCTACCGCCACCCAAGCCAATAGAAACAACTTCAGGCATGGAAAAGGCTGTGCGAACACCTCCAACTTCGACAAAGCCAGGGGCCTGACGGGGGAAACCTGAAGGCAACAGGGCGCACACATCAGTTGTGGTGCCACCAatatcaacaacaaggacTTGAGGCTCGACCGAGTCGACTTCGGACGTTGTGTCCACTTGCTTCTTGTAATCAAGTCCAGCCAGGAACGCAGCACCCGTCATACTGTTTGTAGGACCACTGGCAAAGGTCTTGATAGGGTACTCGGCTGCAGTGTCGGCATCGATCAAGGTACCATCGTTTTGAGAAAGGTAGAGCGGGCAAGTGAGTTGAAGTCGTGCCATTGCTCGCTTAAAGCCCTTCTTGACCCGAAGGCCTGTTCGGAGGATAGCGGTGTTGAGAATGGTGGCATTTTCTCGTTCCAAGAAGCCAGTAGGTCCAATGTCATGAGAGCACACAACTGAAAGTTCTGGAGCTTCATCAAGGATGATCTTCTTGCATTCTTCCTCGTGAAGACCCTCGTGGTCGAGTGGAGAGAATACGCCGACGAGAGCAACAGCCTTGATGCCCGATGCAAGGATATCTCGGGCAGCTTGTCTGATTTGCTGGGGGTTCAGAGGTGCAATCTCTCTCCCATCAATCTCAAGACCTCCATCGAGATAGTGGACTCCTCCGTCAAGGATACTCCGGAGACCGATAGGGAAGTCCGAAAAGGGTGGAAGCTGCCGGGTAAAGGGGCCGCATAGTCGAACGACGGCAACCCGGTCTAGCCTCCTCgcatcagcctcaaccagGGCATTGATGAAGTGCGTAGTTCCGATAGTGACGCTCAAAACACGGCCCTGGTCGATCTTTGAGTCACGAATGACGGCGCGGATCGCCGACTCTATGCCGCTGGTGATGTCCCTAGTGGTAGAGGTCTTGTGGGAGGCGAGGACTCCACGACCGGGCATGTCGACGGCGCGGATGTCGAGAATGGCCGCATCCGTGTTGGTCCCACCGACGTCTACTCCAATGCGGTAAAGAGACATGTTGTCGTCAGTTTGTATGCGGCTAGTCAAGGTCGTTGTGCTGCCCATGGGCTGAAGCACTCGGCCATGATACTCACCCTTTTGTAGTTGAGCCattgtcgccatcgccaaactccttcacctcctctTCCGAGACAACAAATTCCGTACGTAACTAAGTGACGATCATAGAAACCTagccaacaagaaggaggctggcGGGGAACTCGGCTTTGCCGATGGAGCCAAGTGTGCTCAGTTGGCCGACGAAGTTCCCCGACGAAGTTCCCCGATCTGAGACCTCCGTGCGAGGCCAAAGCGTCGCCTTAGCACCGACGGAATGGGTTTGCCCCATCCGATCTGGGGTACTCTGGAGATAAGCTCTGCAAAACCATGCCTCTGACACGGGCGCAAACAACCGGCGATGGTTCAAGCAGAGGGCCTTTAAAGACGTCGAACGGCAGTCAATCAAGCCTCCTCAACAGCTCAGGGGAATCCCCATTCCATCAAGAACCCCGATCTCCAACAATTCACGCGTCTCGACCGTGAATCACCATGGCAGCAGCGTCAGCATTGCTCAAGCGCATCGAGCTGCCACGTGGATCCCGGTGGATTGTATGCGACCCTCCCCTTGGCCCTGTCGTCCAATGTGATTGATTAACCATGTCCTGCAGAACGAGGATGTCCGACCTGTCGGGTCAGAGAGACGCACATGGACGTTTCTGACGTTCCACAACTTCTGTGCGTTGCGTGTCACGCGTTTTTCTGCCGTGGCGAGGACAAGGCTGAcaaggtttttttttttccgCAGGGCTGCTAATCAACTGCAACATCGCCACATATCTTACTGGCAGTGCTCTTATTCCGTTGGGCCTTACTTGGTGGCAGGCCATCATTGGTGAgtatcaattgatcaattgtATCTGTTTTATCGGTCTGACTCTTGTGtagccatcatcatcggcaaCATCATTGCCACGGTCGCCCTCATTCTCAGCTCCCTTGCCGGAGCCTACTACCATAGTATGTTTCGACCCACCATCGCAAGGCTGAGATACTAACTCCAGCAGTTGGTTTTCCCGTCTTCAGTCGGGCTGTCTGGGGCATATGGGGCTCCCAATTCGTCATCTGGAACCGCATCTTTCTTGCATTTGGTAagtcttcctcttcaccctCCTCATCGATGATAATGCTAACTGAATACCAGTCTGGTCAGTATACACGCTCTATTTCTCTTATGTTTACTCACAATACTAGGTATGGCTTCCAATCATGGGTCGGAGGTGAATGCACCTACTTGATGCTCCTCTCCTGGGACCccaacctcgagaagcaCATCCCAAACAAGATCCCCGCAGACACGGGCATGACATCTGCTCAGTTTCTGTCATATTTCGTCTTTTGCATGATCAGTCTTCCGTTCCTCTGGATTCGCCCTCACCGGATCGAAAAGTTCTTTTACTTTGCGAGCACGGTGACgttgatcttcttcctcgttcTCCTCATCTGGGCTTTGGCAACGATGGGGCCAGACGGGTTTGGCGACACTCTGAAGTCGGGCACAGACATTCCGTTGACTGGAAGCCCCAATAGCACCGTTTGGCTCATGATTTCCGGCATCATGTCGACGGTTGGTTCCATTGCAGCTGGGATCCTCAACCAAAACGACTATGCTCGACTCTCTCGCCGCCCAAGCGATGCGATCTGGGGACAAGCCTTTGCATTTCCTTTCTACAGCATCATCGCTTCTGTGATCGGCATTCTAGTCACAGCTGCTACTCAGAAACGCATGGGCGAGGCCATCTGGAACCCGCCTACTCTCTTCGTTGGTCTCCTCGCAAAGGATAATGATGCTGGAACCCGCGCAgccgtcttcttcgctgGACTGGCGTTGGCCATCTCGCAGCTTGGCAGCAACCTCCCCGGAAACGCGCTGTCTGGTGGCATGGACTTGGCTTCCACTTTCCCCAAGTACATCAACATTCGTCGAGGAGCGTATATTGTTGCTCTCCTCAGCCCGGTCGTCAACCCTTGGCGTCTTGTCAACACGGCCACGACTTTCCTGACAGTTCTATCTGGATATGGAGTGTTCCTTGCCCCAATGACTGGATTGATGGTTGCACACTATATCATGgtggccaagatgaaggtGAATGTGGATGACCTGTACACTGGGGACAGCAACAGCATCTACTGGTACTACAAGGGCCTCAACTGGCGTGCCCCAATCGCGGTATGTGTCTCCTTTTTGTCAAACAACATGTGCTAATTTTTCAACAGTGGGTCGTCGGTGTTGCGCCTCTCCTTCCTGGCTTCATCGCAGCCGTCAACCTGTCCATCTCAATCTCTGATGGCGCCATTGAGCTGTACTATCTCAACTACATGTATGGCTTCATGGCAAGCGCATTTGTGTATGCCTTGCTTCATCGCCTGGTCCCAGATCAAAAGCTCGATGCCTTCGTCCAAGAAAGCCCATCAGCCAAGGAAGTGCAGGCGCTGTATGACGGCCGCTGGGACATTACTTACGCCGAGGCTGGGACTCAGATTGAGGACTCTCCACCTCCGGCAGATCCTCGCAAGGGAGCGGCATCAGTTACGACGTCTGTTTAGATAAGAATGTACCAAGTTTAGTCTACAAGATTAGTAACAATGCCCAATGGTTTACGGAGAATCTGAAGACTCTACGAATAATACGTACAAGCAATTGAAGTCCTTCAACACCCATGCTCTCATCTCCACCAAAAACCCCATCGTCAACCCCTTTCGGTCTCGTTCTCCGTCTTGGGTTAATGCCAAACCTTAGTTCCCGTGATCTCCGTTAGtcatccatcctctcctctcgcctCCTTTCATCTCCCTGTCAACACACATTCCGATGTCGCCGGGGCCACAAAGTAACATCGGCCAACTCGAAAAAAAGCCTGGGCCACTCCTTTTCCTTCGGCCAACTTATCTGTACCCGTGTCCCCCCCCGTCGCGTGATTTGGCCGACACACATCCAattcctcctccctccctcctcgccaacatcCAGCCGCGTGGGGACCGGACCGGCGGACCAGGATGGAGAATCTCACGGGTACCGACACGCCGGATCGCGGAGCGGGAACGGGAACCCTCGCACCCCCCCGCAAATTCACCATCCGCAGCAAGTTTGGCCAGGCCCGTAAGCCTCGGAGCCGTAAGAACAGGCCGTGTGACGCGTGTCGCCGACGGAAAACGGCCTGCGTTATTACCTCAGAGCCGCCATGTGAGCGCCGCCGCAGACGGAGAACTACTGCGAGCTACTAACGATAAGTAGGCCTCTTTTGTAAGAGTCGGGGCCTAGTGTGTCAATCGCTCTCAGACCCGGACGCACTGTCATTAGCATCCCGAGCAAACACCCAGAGCGTTGCTCCATCCAGCTCGAGCCCACAGTCACCGTCGATCTCTGCCATCTCACCGTCAGCCTCTGAAAGCAACCCTCAACGAGCCGAGTCGGCTGCTGTCGTCCATGACGGCCTCGTCCGCCAATCAGGACCAGGACCTGTCGGCCAAGAGCCTGTGGCGTCGGCTGGCGTCGATTCGCCGATGCAGGACCCAGCAGACGAAATTGTCCACACGCTCGAGGATGAACCCGACAAGACGACGCATGCCATGGGATTGGCCGCCGAGCAGGACCCCTACTTCCTCGACGCCTTCAGATCCCTCCTCCTGAGTGAGCGGGAGGGCATTGACGCCAGCTTCCTCCAGGTCTACCCCGGCGGACAAGACCCGGATGACCACCCCATTCACTTCCTTTTGCTGCAAGATGAGTTCCCCGCACACAAGAACCAGGCTAAGCAAGCCGCATCCGATGCCATTGAGACCTTTATCTGGCCCCACGGCCCAGCACTCGTCCGGCTGTATTTCCGACACGTCCACTCCGCGTTTCCCGTCATCTCCAAGGGTCGCTTCCTGCGCCAATATCTCACTGCCAAGCTCGATATCCCCTCGTCGCTGCGGGGCGCGGTTTACGCGTTGGCCTGTGTCTTTTGGCGAAAGGACCCGTCCCTTGAAGGCCCTTGTCCCTTCCAGCAACACGACCTCACCAACCATGCACAAGAGTCTCTTAGGCGAGAGCTGGAGTCGCCGAACCTCTGGAGGTTGCAGGCTGCCCTGCTGCTAATGCATATGGTTCCTCCCGACATCGATAGCGTTGAAACTCCCTATACCTGGATCATGGCGTCGCAAGCCACAGCGGCCGCCCAGATGATTGGCCTTCATCAAGACCCTGCCAAATGGAACATTGCTCCGTGGGAAAAGAAGCTGCGGAGGAAACTTTGGTGGGCCACCTACTTTACTGACTGTTGGTCAGCCGTTTGCCACGGGAACCCTCCACACATTGCTGCCGACACATTCACCACGCCACCCCCAGACTTGGAGGACCTTCGGTCTGATGAAGACCTTCCCCTGGACTTGCATCATATGGTTGATCCTTGTAACACGTCCTTCCGCGTGCCTGACGGAGTTCGCTTCCTCGAGATGATCAATATTGCTAGAGACACGCGTGTCATCCTGGATTGTAGTTGGTTAGTCAAGTCAAACCCGACAT harbors:
- a CDS encoding Fungal-trans domain-containing protein — encoded protein: MAAASALLKRIELPRGSRWINEDVRPVGSERRTWTFLTFHNFWLLINCNIATYLTGSALIPLGLTWWQAIIAIIIGNIIATVALILSSLAGAYYHIGLSGAYGAPNSSSGTASFLHLSGQYTRSISLMFTHNTRYGFQSWVGGECTYLMLLSWDPNLEKHIPNKIPADTGMTSAQFLSYFVFCMISLPFLWIRPHRIEKFFYFASTVTLIFFLVLLIWALATMGPDGFGDTLKSGTDIPLTGSPNSTVWLMISGIMSTVGSIAAGILNQNDYARLSRRPSDAIWGQAFAFPFYSIIASVIGILVTAATQKRMGEAIWNPPTLFVGLLAKDNDAGTRAAVFFAGLALAISQLGSNLPGNALSGGMDLASTFPKYINIRRGAYIVALLSPVVNPWRLVNTATTFLTVLSGYGVFLAPMTGLMVAHYIMVAKMKVNVDDLYTGDSNSIYWYYKGLNWRAPIAWVVGVAPLLPGFIAAVNLSISISDGAIELYYLNYMYGFMASAFVYALLHRLVPDQKLDAFVQESPSAKEVQALYDGRWDITYAEAGTQIEDSPPPADPRKGAASVTTSV
- a CDS encoding Zn(2)-C6 fungal-type domain-containing protein — encoded protein: MENLTGTDTPDRGAGTGTLAPPRKFTIRSKFGQARKPRSRKNRPCDACRRRKTACVITSEPPCLFCKSRGLVCQSLSDPDALSLASRANTQSVAPSSSSPQSPSISAISPSASESNPQRAESAAVVHDGLVRQSGPGPVGQEPVASAGVDSPMQDPADEIVHTLEDEPDKTTHAMGLAAEQDPYFLDAFRSLLLSEREGIDASFLQVYPGGQDPDDHPIHFLLLQDEFPAHKNQAKQAASDAIETFIWPHGPALVRLYFRHVHSAFPVISKGRFLRQYLTAKLDIPSSLRGAVYALACVFWRKDPSLEGPCPFQQHDLTNHAQESLRRELESPNLWRLQAALLLMHMVPPDIDSVETPYTWIMASQATAAAQMIGLHQDPAKWNIAPWEKKLRRKLWWATYFTDCWSAVCHGNPPHIAADTFTTPPPDLEDLRSDEDLPLDLHHMVDPCNTSFRVPDGVRFLEMINIARDTRVILDCSCGVKATVQTRTQLIPIRDKLREWPSLVPNCLAVGPSTSNGPLHLSYYATHVLLFRGLMYPATKAAKANPGSNLRRWLSTALAEFDNFTTFMAYITENELTSFWGRHARSQLILCGNFLIYLFLLATEPRDVEAAYRLLEKFHLSLQRLGATEDIAAKVLLRPVILRIESFFIQATELIKTGRTVESPVLYKEKMNVEVVQTTSSRASQIKDIISP